The following proteins are encoded in a genomic region of Streptomyces lunaelactis:
- a CDS encoding universal stress protein yields MSRIITVGLDGSRESLAAANWAARESLLRDLPCRLVHAWELQSYDYPTAYAPPTGPDLQRHWAERVPREAEEDLRRRYPGLRVSADQVDGQPVPVLLAAADDAELLVIGSRGLSGIGGFLVGSVALSVVAHATNPVVLVRAEEPDASGPRPAEPPYGKVVLGLDLRRPADALIEFAFDAAARRASALRVIQGWTPPAHYGLDTGFGYTSGAVTLGLGGELAAQEAGGLTDALRPWREKFPGVEVTEKSVIGGAAHHLVEAAAAAGLLVIGRRNRDSAIGTHLGPVAHAVMHHAAAPVAVVPHD; encoded by the coding sequence ATGTCCCGCATCATCACCGTAGGCCTGGACGGCTCGCGCGAAAGCCTGGCCGCAGCCAACTGGGCGGCCCGTGAGTCCCTGCTCCGTGATCTGCCCTGCCGCCTCGTACACGCGTGGGAACTGCAGTCGTACGACTACCCCACCGCCTACGCTCCGCCGACCGGGCCGGACCTGCAACGCCACTGGGCGGAGCGCGTGCCGCGCGAGGCCGAGGAGGATCTGCGTCGCCGCTACCCCGGCCTGCGGGTCAGCGCCGATCAGGTCGACGGGCAGCCGGTCCCGGTGCTGCTGGCGGCCGCGGACGACGCCGAACTGCTGGTCATCGGGTCGCGGGGGCTGAGCGGCATCGGCGGTTTCCTCGTCGGCTCGGTGGCGCTCTCGGTGGTGGCCCACGCCACCAACCCGGTGGTCCTGGTGCGGGCCGAGGAGCCGGACGCCTCCGGCCCTCGCCCTGCGGAGCCCCCGTACGGCAAGGTCGTACTCGGCCTGGACCTGCGGCGGCCCGCCGACGCGCTGATCGAGTTCGCCTTCGATGCCGCCGCCCGTCGCGCGTCGGCCCTGCGTGTCATTCAGGGCTGGACCCCGCCGGCCCACTACGGCCTGGACACCGGCTTCGGCTACACCTCCGGCGCCGTCACTTTGGGCCTGGGCGGCGAACTGGCCGCACAGGAGGCGGGCGGACTGACCGACGCGCTGCGCCCGTGGCGGGAGAAGTTCCCCGGAGTCGAGGTGACCGAGAAGTCCGTGATCGGCGGGGCCGCCCACCACCTGGTGGAGGCCGCTGCCGCCGCTGGCCTGCTGGTCATCGGCCGCCGCAACCGCGATTCGGCGATCGGCACGCACCTCGGCCCGGTCGCCCACGCGGTGATGCACCACGCCGCGGCCCCGGTCGCGGTCGTCCCGCACGACTGA
- a CDS encoding GAF and ANTAR domain-containing protein — MKEQLMARTFVELADSLVADFDLMDFLRLLTDRCVDLLDASAAGVLLADRDGVLRVMAASDERVRLLELFQLQNHEGPCLDCFHTGIAISVHDLRDEAARWPLFTAQARRSGFTAVQALPMRLRDEVVGALNLFHTTPAPISPAATPFAQALADVATISLLQQRTSERSTLLNEQLQTALSSRVLIEQAKGKLAERHHTDMEQAFTTLRVYARSHNRRLSDVARAFIDETEFLPGLSTRKS, encoded by the coding sequence ATGAAGGAACAGCTGATGGCCCGGACGTTCGTCGAGCTGGCGGACAGTCTCGTCGCCGACTTCGACCTCATGGACTTCCTCCGCCTGCTCACCGACCGCTGCGTCGACCTGCTCGACGCGAGCGCGGCGGGCGTCCTGCTCGCCGACCGTGACGGCGTGCTGCGCGTCATGGCCGCCTCCGACGAAAGGGTGCGCCTCCTGGAACTCTTCCAGCTCCAGAACCACGAAGGCCCCTGCCTGGACTGCTTCCACACCGGAATCGCGATCTCCGTTCACGACCTGCGCGACGAGGCCGCCCGCTGGCCCCTGTTCACCGCCCAAGCCCGGCGGAGCGGCTTCACCGCCGTCCAGGCGCTGCCCATGCGCCTGCGCGACGAGGTCGTCGGCGCCCTCAACCTCTTCCACACCACCCCGGCGCCCATCAGTCCCGCAGCAACCCCCTTCGCCCAGGCCCTCGCCGACGTCGCCACCATCAGCCTGCTGCAACAGCGCACCAGCGAGCGCAGCACGCTCCTCAACGAGCAGTTGCAGACAGCCCTCAGCAGCCGCGTCCTGATCGAACAGGCCAAGGGAAAACTCGCCGAACGCCACCACACGGACATGGAACAGGCGTTCACCACCCTGCGGGTCTACGCCCGCTCCCACAACCGCCGGCTCTCGGACGTCGCCCGCGCCTTCATCGACGAAACCGAATTCCTCCCCGGCCTCAGCACCCGAAAGTCCTGA
- a CDS encoding ANTAR domain-containing protein yields the protein MEEPVELSPEQETRRIAAVRRHDIPDTPPAGAFDRTAASPTRRALERDSAMVRWTGISPGVLDLYSSSSVELDADEVADAMAFADTAALLLLDARITETGVPSDTGASDTDRTDAAPFDDLGGYRAEIDQATGILMVQLGVGFEEAFVRLRAHAYARGTRISVVAADVVAHRLRLPPGTTPSDMQPPDARPLDDEP from the coding sequence GTGGAGGAGCCTGTGGAGCTGTCGCCGGAGCAGGAGACGCGGCGGATCGCTGCGGTGCGGCGGCACGACATCCCGGACACTCCGCCCGCCGGCGCCTTCGACCGGACAGCCGCCTCACCGACACGGCGTGCGCTCGAACGGGATTCGGCCATGGTGCGGTGGACGGGCATCAGCCCCGGCGTACTCGATCTGTACTCCAGCAGTTCGGTCGAGCTGGACGCGGACGAGGTGGCCGACGCGATGGCCTTCGCCGACACCGCCGCGCTGCTTCTGCTCGATGCCCGGATCACTGAGACGGGTGTTCCGTCCGACACCGGCGCGTCCGACACCGATCGGACGGACGCCGCGCCCTTCGACGACCTGGGCGGTTACCGCGCCGAGATCGACCAGGCCACCGGCATCCTCATGGTCCAGCTCGGCGTCGGCTTCGAGGAAGCCTTCGTCCGGCTGCGCGCCCACGCGTACGCCCGGGGGACACGGATCTCGGTGGTCGCCGCCGACGTGGTCGCCCATCGGCTCCGCCTCCCCCCGGGCACGACTCCGTCCGACATGCAACCGCCGGATGCGCGACCTCTCGACGACGAGCCCTGA
- a CDS encoding GAF and ANTAR domain-containing protein, translated as MNQQLLAKTFVELADNLVADFDLIDFLRLLTDRCVGMLGASAAGVLLADRDGELRVMAASDEQVRLLELFQLQNDEGPCLECFRTGTPVIVPDLSAETVRWPRFAVAVQRSGFTAVQALPMRLRDEVVGALNLFHSTPGPFDPADILVAQALADVATISLLQQRSAQLGTILNEQLQTALNSRVLIEQAKGKLAERQGVDMEQAFTALRGYARSHNRRLSDVARAFIDDSEPFPGLGS; from the coding sequence ATGAATCAGCAGCTTCTGGCCAAGACCTTCGTCGAGCTGGCGGACAACCTGGTCGCCGACTTCGACCTGATCGACTTCCTGCGCCTGCTCACCGACCGCTGCGTCGGCATGCTCGGCGCGAGCGCCGCCGGGGTGCTGCTCGCCGACCGCGACGGCGAACTGCGCGTCATGGCCGCCTCCGACGAACAGGTACGCCTGCTGGAACTCTTCCAGCTCCAGAACGACGAGGGCCCCTGCCTGGAGTGCTTCCGCACCGGCACACCCGTGATCGTCCCCGACCTGAGTGCGGAGACCGTGCGCTGGCCCCGCTTCGCGGTAGCGGTCCAGCGCAGTGGTTTCACGGCCGTCCAGGCGCTGCCCATGCGCCTGCGGGACGAGGTCGTCGGCGCCCTGAACCTCTTCCACTCCACGCCCGGCCCCTTCGACCCGGCAGACATACTCGTCGCCCAGGCCCTGGCCGACGTCGCCACCATCAGCCTCCTGCAACAACGCTCCGCCCAACTCGGCACGATCCTCAACGAACAGCTGCAGACCGCGCTGAACAGCCGCGTACTGATCGAACAGGCCAAAGGCAAACTCGCCGAACGCCAGGGCGTCGACATGGAACAGGCCTTCACCGCCCTGCGTGGCTACGCCCGTTCCCACAACCGGCGCCTGTCCGATGTGGCCCGCGCCTTCATCGACGACTCCGAACCCTTCCCCGGACTGGGGTCCTGA
- a CDS encoding ANTAR domain-containing protein, producing MTSDSRSARIQMLVAEEAARRGARVGVVDVCTAAVAALPVGGAGLSAMSRTAPSHPLCGTDSISEQLEELQLTLGEGPCVDAFRHGSAVLIPDLLASEIQDRWVVFADAALEAGARAVFALPLQIGAISPGVLDLYADVPTVLDAGELADALAFADLATLLLLDARIDETNAPVDGAREDRGFEDLGGYRAEIDQAAGILTVQLGVGIDEAFVRMRAHAYLRGRRLTEVAADVVAHRLRFSPDAEPRRTDEET from the coding sequence ATGACGTCCGACAGCCGGTCGGCCCGGATCCAGATGCTGGTCGCCGAGGAGGCGGCGCGACGCGGTGCCCGGGTCGGTGTGGTGGACGTGTGCACCGCTGCCGTGGCCGCGCTCCCGGTCGGCGGGGCCGGGCTGTCGGCGATGTCCCGCACCGCGCCCAGTCATCCGCTGTGCGGCACCGACAGCATCAGCGAACAGCTGGAGGAGCTGCAGCTCACCCTCGGCGAGGGACCCTGCGTGGATGCCTTCCGGCACGGCTCGGCCGTCCTGATACCCGATCTACTGGCCAGTGAGATACAGGACCGCTGGGTCGTGTTCGCGGATGCGGCCCTGGAGGCCGGGGCACGCGCCGTCTTCGCGCTCCCCCTGCAGATCGGGGCGATCAGCCCCGGAGTTCTGGACCTGTACGCCGACGTGCCGACCGTGCTGGACGCCGGGGAGCTGGCCGATGCGCTGGCGTTCGCCGATCTCGCGACGCTGCTCCTGCTCGACGCGCGGATCGACGAGACGAACGCGCCGGTCGACGGAGCACGGGAAGACCGAGGCTTCGAGGACCTGGGCGGATACCGGGCGGAGATCGACCAGGCCGCCGGCATCCTCACCGTCCAGCTCGGTGTTGGCATCGACGAAGCCTTCGTACGGATGCGCGCCCACGCCTACCTGCGGGGACGCCGGCTCACCGAGGTGGCCGCCGACGTGGTGGCCCACCGGCTCCGTTTCTCTCCGGACGCGGAACCCAGACGGACCGACGAGGAAACCTGA
- a CDS encoding STAS domain-containing protein, with protein sequence MPLPQLTVYRHDRRKRALITLAGEIDLESASLVRTALARCLSDGIRTIDIDLSPVTFCDCSGLNVFLHAAQRTTEAGGTLRLHHPPPTLSLILDLTGSGFLLLDVPFGHLSPPLGGVPAATAQTPRNRTVPLASVLSGDAR encoded by the coding sequence ATGCCCCTCCCGCAGCTCACTGTCTACCGCCATGACCGAAGGAAACGGGCACTGATCACCCTGGCCGGTGAGATCGACCTGGAATCGGCCTCTCTGGTACGCACGGCACTGGCGCGGTGCCTGAGCGACGGCATCCGCACCATCGACATCGACCTCAGCCCTGTCACCTTCTGCGACTGCAGCGGCCTCAACGTCTTCCTCCACGCCGCGCAGAGGACCACCGAGGCCGGCGGGACCCTGCGACTGCATCACCCGCCACCGACACTGAGCCTGATCCTCGACCTCACCGGCTCCGGGTTCCTGCTCCTCGATGTTCCGTTCGGGCATTTGTCACCTCCTCTCGGGGGTGTCCCGGCCGCGACCGCCCAAACCCCGCGGAACCGGACTGTTCCGCTTGCCTCTGTGCTCTCGGGTGATGCGCGGTGA
- a CDS encoding pyridoxamine 5'-phosphate oxidase family protein has protein sequence MPPGIGRAAYHPELTELDPGECWARLSTHGVGRVSVSTPDGPAIVPVNYTVVDGAVAFSTARGATPALAAGAEAAFEVDHIDEALSEGWSVLVVGRAEWVTDPAATRHLVGAARSAPWAGGDRELWVRITPERVTGRRIQVL, from the coding sequence TTGCCGCCCGGCATCGGGCGGGCGGCCTACCACCCCGAGCTGACGGAACTGGACCCCGGGGAGTGCTGGGCCCGGCTGTCCACACACGGCGTCGGACGCGTCTCGGTGTCCACGCCCGACGGCCCGGCCATCGTCCCGGTCAACTACACGGTCGTGGACGGCGCGGTCGCCTTCAGCACCGCGCGCGGCGCCACACCGGCCCTGGCCGCCGGAGCCGAGGCCGCCTTCGAGGTGGACCACATCGACGAGGCGCTGAGCGAGGGCTGGAGCGTCCTGGTCGTCGGCCGTGCCGAATGGGTCACCGACCCCGCCGCCACCCGTCACCTCGTCGGCGCGGCCCGCTCCGCACCGTGGGCGGGCGGTGACCGCGAACTGTGGGTCCGCATCACCCCGGAGCGGGTCACCGGACGCCGGATACAGGTCCTTTGA
- a CDS encoding helix-turn-helix domain-containing protein, with protein MLEPTRNAGDIGRRVAARREELGLTREQVAERAGTTPDYLRYVEERPTASPGTGFLIRLAGALETTVA; from the coding sequence ATGCTGGAACCGACGAGGAACGCCGGAGACATCGGACGGCGGGTGGCAGCGCGGCGCGAGGAACTGGGGCTCACCAGGGAGCAGGTGGCCGAGCGGGCGGGCACGACTCCGGATTACCTGCGGTACGTGGAGGAGCGGCCGACCGCGTCCCCGGGCACGGGCTTCCTGATTCGGCTGGCCGGCGCGCTGGAGACCACCGTGGCCTAA
- a CDS encoding cation-translocating P-type ATPase: MTAQPAPAPGIAHPAGLTEDQAARRLAERGPNELGAQRRIPLRSRIGAQLRDPMIVILLAAVVLTVATGDHADAVVIALVIVANTAVGVAQEVRADNAVAALSAMTAPTARVLRGGTEREVASAAVVPGDALVLGEGDIVPADAALAESSALLVDESALTGESVPVDKDARADDPDAARLQAGTVVVRGRAVATVTATGPHSALGRIAALLHSHPEPTPLQRRLAGLGRVLALVAVGLCLIVFALGLARGQSPQIMAVIAVSLAVAAVPESLPAVVTLGLALGARRMAARHALVRRLSAVETLGSVTMLATDKTGTLTEGRMVVERVWTAGGTAGTTAALTGSGYGPAGEVLVAGGPPDPDTLRAVQDLLTAAALCNDASLRPPENSTKGADGTDGTDGWTALGDPTEAALLAAAVKAGRGRDELLPAHPRIGEVPFDSLRKRMTTLHRAPSGQVEVCLKGAPEAVLDGATLDESPDLLERARKEAAALAAEGFRVLAVASALRADLPARYEDAETGLRLLGLVAISDPPKEAAEATITACRLAGITPVLITGDHPATARAIATRVGILGPGNGVSGDTASDEVVTGRKLAAGEVPDLTRVRVFARTTPQQKLDIVQAWRAGGAVTAMTGDGVNDGPALRQADIGVAMGRRGTEVARQAADLVLADDELSTVVTAVEEGRRVYDNIRRFLLYALAGGVAEILVMLLGPLFGLALPLRAGQILWINLLTHGLTGVAMGAEPVSRHAMRRPPRPPGQHVLGGGLWQRILRLGTVVTGTSLAAGLWVRHTGQPWQTTLFLALLAAQLGVVLGLRERLLTRENPFLPWAVLAAVGLGGAALYVPFLRAVLETSPPSWPGLVAALAAGLTGFGTARAESRSTRAVGRPDGARTVTVPTPGPTSDE, translated from the coding sequence ATGACAGCTCAGCCTGCGCCTGCGCCCGGCATCGCGCACCCGGCGGGTCTCACCGAGGACCAGGCCGCCCGGCGGCTGGCGGAACGTGGTCCCAATGAGCTGGGCGCGCAGCGCCGGATACCGCTGCGGTCGCGGATTGGCGCGCAACTGCGCGATCCGATGATCGTAATCCTGCTGGCGGCGGTGGTGCTCACCGTGGCGACCGGGGACCATGCGGACGCGGTGGTCATCGCCCTGGTGATCGTGGCGAACACCGCCGTGGGGGTGGCCCAGGAGGTACGCGCGGACAACGCCGTCGCCGCGCTGTCCGCCATGACCGCCCCGACAGCCCGGGTGCTGCGCGGCGGCACCGAGCGCGAGGTGGCGTCCGCGGCCGTCGTTCCGGGCGACGCGCTGGTGCTCGGCGAGGGCGACATCGTCCCTGCCGACGCGGCGCTGGCCGAGTCGTCCGCGCTGCTGGTCGACGAGTCGGCGCTGACCGGGGAGTCGGTGCCGGTGGACAAGGACGCGCGGGCCGACGACCCGGACGCCGCACGGCTCCAGGCGGGCACCGTCGTGGTGCGGGGCCGGGCCGTCGCCACCGTCACCGCGACCGGGCCGCACAGTGCTCTCGGCCGCATCGCCGCCCTGCTGCACTCCCACCCGGAACCCACACCGCTGCAACGCCGACTGGCAGGTCTCGGCCGGGTGCTGGCCCTGGTGGCGGTGGGCCTGTGCCTGATCGTCTTCGCGCTGGGCCTCGCCCGCGGCCAGTCGCCGCAGATCATGGCGGTCATCGCGGTCAGCCTCGCCGTGGCCGCCGTACCGGAGTCGCTGCCCGCTGTGGTCACTCTCGGCCTGGCGCTCGGTGCCCGGCGGATGGCCGCCCGCCACGCGCTGGTACGGCGGCTGTCCGCGGTGGAGACCCTCGGCTCGGTCACCATGCTGGCCACCGACAAGACCGGCACTCTCACCGAGGGCCGGATGGTCGTGGAACGGGTCTGGACCGCCGGGGGCACGGCCGGCACCACGGCCGCGCTCACCGGTAGCGGGTACGGGCCCGCGGGAGAGGTCCTGGTCGCGGGTGGGCCCCCGGACCCGGACACGCTGCGTGCCGTACAGGACCTGCTCACGGCGGCGGCGCTGTGCAACGACGCCTCCCTGCGGCCACCTGAGAACAGTACGAAGGGCGCTGACGGCACCGACGGCACCGACGGCTGGACCGCACTCGGGGATCCCACCGAGGCCGCGCTGCTCGCCGCCGCGGTCAAGGCCGGCCGCGGCCGCGACGAACTGCTGCCCGCGCACCCGCGTATCGGCGAGGTGCCGTTCGACAGTCTCCGTAAGCGTATGACCACGCTGCACCGCGCCCCCTCCGGCCAGGTGGAGGTCTGTCTCAAGGGCGCGCCGGAGGCGGTGCTCGACGGCGCGACCCTGGACGAGAGCCCCGACCTGCTGGAACGTGCCCGCAAGGAGGCCGCCGCGCTCGCTGCCGAGGGCTTCCGCGTCCTGGCGGTGGCGTCGGCCCTGCGCGCGGACCTCCCGGCCCGGTACGAGGACGCCGAGACCGGGCTGCGGCTGCTGGGCCTGGTGGCCATCAGCGACCCGCCCAAGGAGGCGGCCGAGGCGACCATCACGGCCTGCCGGCTGGCCGGCATCACCCCGGTGCTGATCACCGGCGATCATCCGGCCACCGCCCGCGCCATCGCGACCAGGGTCGGCATCCTCGGCCCCGGCAACGGCGTTTCCGGCGACACCGCCTCCGACGAGGTGGTCACCGGCCGGAAGCTGGCCGCCGGGGAGGTTCCGGACCTCACCCGGGTCCGGGTGTTCGCCCGCACCACTCCTCAGCAGAAGCTGGACATCGTCCAGGCATGGCGCGCCGGCGGAGCCGTCACCGCCATGACCGGTGACGGCGTCAACGACGGCCCGGCGCTGCGGCAGGCCGACATCGGCGTGGCCATGGGCCGCCGGGGGACCGAAGTCGCCCGGCAGGCCGCCGACCTGGTGCTCGCCGACGACGAACTGTCCACCGTGGTCACGGCGGTGGAGGAGGGCCGCAGGGTCTACGACAACATCCGCCGCTTCCTGCTCTACGCCCTGGCCGGTGGCGTCGCGGAGATCCTCGTCATGCTGCTCGGCCCGCTGTTCGGCCTCGCCCTGCCCCTGCGGGCCGGCCAGATCCTGTGGATCAACCTCCTCACCCACGGTCTGACGGGCGTCGCCATGGGCGCCGAGCCGGTCTCCCGGCACGCCATGCGTCGCCCGCCGCGCCCGCCCGGGCAGCATGTGCTCGGCGGTGGGCTGTGGCAGCGGATACTGCGCCTCGGCACGGTGGTCACCGGCACGAGCCTCGCCGCCGGGCTGTGGGTCCGCCACACCGGGCAGCCCTGGCAGACCACGCTGTTTCTCGCGTTGCTGGCCGCCCAGCTCGGCGTTGTACTGGGGCTGCGGGAGCGGTTGCTCACCCGTGAGAACCCCTTCCTGCCCTGGGCGGTGCTGGCCGCGGTAGGGCTGGGAGGCGCGGCGCTGTACGTGCCGTTCCTGCGGGCCGTCCTGGAGACCTCGCCGCCGTCCTGGCCCGGTCTTGTGGCTGCTCTCGCCGCGGGGCTGACCGGATTCGGCACCGCCCGCGCGGAGAGCCGGTCCACCCGGGCCGTCGGGCGCCCGGACGGGGCCCGGACCGTGACCGTCCCCACCCCAGGACCGACGAGTGACGAGTGA
- a CDS encoding Rv1733c family protein codes for MGMKVRWWRWRRNPLRRRSDAVEAWVVLVTSVVMAVGMPLAGALSSVRVGSVLLQQRQEWHRTSAVLTEDAGDPGPGTYARTWAVVRWTASGDSVRTAGVRVAAGSRAGARTVIWTDGQGRLVSAPLTPGQAVALSAFAGMLAASGVALSLLAGRRAVRTVLDWHRAGLWERAWALTGPRWSGSTPDNAPGPGQEGPAVPPP; via the coding sequence ATGGGCATGAAGGTGAGGTGGTGGCGTTGGCGGCGCAATCCGCTCAGGCGCCGCTCGGATGCCGTCGAGGCATGGGTCGTCCTGGTGACGTCCGTGGTGATGGCGGTGGGCATGCCCCTGGCCGGAGCCCTGAGTTCGGTGCGTGTCGGAAGCGTGCTGCTCCAGCAGCGCCAGGAGTGGCACCGTACCTCCGCCGTGCTGACCGAGGACGCCGGCGATCCGGGTCCCGGCACGTACGCCCGTACCTGGGCGGTTGTGCGGTGGACGGCGTCCGGCGACTCGGTCCGTACGGCGGGGGTACGGGTCGCGGCGGGCAGCAGGGCGGGCGCCAGGACTGTGATCTGGACGGACGGGCAGGGCCGGCTCGTCAGCGCGCCGCTCACCCCTGGGCAGGCCGTCGCACTGTCCGCCTTCGCCGGGATGCTGGCCGCGAGCGGTGTCGCCCTGTCGCTGCTGGCCGGCCGCCGGGCCGTACGGACGGTGCTGGACTGGCACCGTGCGGGGCTGTGGGAGCGGGCGTGGGCCCTCACCGGTCCCCGGTGGAGCGGAAGCACGCCTGACAACGCACCGGGCCCCGGGCAGGAAGGGCCAGCGGTTCCACCGCCGTGA
- a CDS encoding MFS transporter, with protein MLALATVGFAVNFWAWALLSPLGPRFKDSLQLSAFQQALLVAVPVVVGSLGRIPVGALADRFGGRVMFPLVSAATIVPVLYLGLAGHSSLNQLLVGGFFLGIGGTAFAVGVPFVSAWFPPERRGLAIGVFGAGMGGTAISALTTVNLVKTHSLATPFVVTAIVLAGYAALAAFLLRDAPGRTVPPGTMTGRLAATVRLGVTWQASALYAVAFGGYVAFSVYLPTYLKSGYGLAQADAANRMAGFVLLAVVMRPVGGWLSDRLGPTRVLAVALAVVTVSAAVQSFAPPLAPLGTIAFLAIAAALGAGSGATFALVALLAPAGKVGAVTGVVGAAGGLGGFVPPLLMGSLYGAYGDYALGLALLALIAATALAFTATTVRKAVTRGAHRTPTAIDPA; from the coding sequence ATGCTGGCGCTTGCCACGGTCGGGTTCGCGGTGAACTTCTGGGCCTGGGCGCTGCTGAGCCCGCTCGGCCCGCGGTTCAAGGACAGCCTGCAACTGAGCGCGTTCCAGCAGGCGTTGCTGGTCGCCGTGCCGGTGGTGGTGGGCTCGCTGGGCCGCATACCGGTGGGTGCGCTGGCGGACCGGTTCGGCGGCCGGGTGATGTTCCCGCTGGTCTCCGCGGCCACCATCGTCCCCGTCCTGTACCTGGGGCTGGCCGGACATTCCTCCCTGAACCAGCTGCTGGTGGGCGGGTTCTTTCTCGGTATCGGCGGCACCGCGTTCGCGGTGGGGGTGCCATTCGTGAGCGCCTGGTTCCCGCCCGAGCGCCGGGGGCTCGCGATCGGTGTCTTCGGTGCCGGGATGGGCGGCACCGCCATCAGCGCCCTGACCACGGTGAACCTGGTCAAGACGCACAGTCTGGCCACCCCGTTCGTGGTGACCGCGATCGTGCTGGCCGGCTATGCGGCGCTGGCCGCGTTCCTGCTGCGCGACGCTCCGGGCAGGACCGTACCGCCCGGGACCATGACGGGCCGGCTCGCCGCCACCGTCAGGCTCGGTGTCACCTGGCAGGCATCGGCGCTGTACGCGGTCGCGTTCGGCGGATATGTCGCCTTCTCCGTCTATCTGCCCACCTACCTCAAGTCCGGGTACGGCCTGGCGCAGGCCGACGCGGCCAACCGGATGGCCGGGTTCGTCCTCCTGGCGGTGGTGATGCGACCGGTCGGCGGCTGGCTCTCCGACCGGCTGGGCCCCACCCGCGTACTGGCCGTGGCGCTCGCCGTGGTCACGGTGAGCGCGGCCGTCCAGTCCTTCGCCCCGCCGCTGGCCCCACTGGGCACCATCGCGTTCCTGGCGATCGCCGCCGCGCTCGGCGCGGGCAGCGGTGCCACCTTCGCCCTCGTCGCCCTGCTCGCCCCGGCCGGCAAGGTCGGCGCCGTCACCGGCGTCGTCGGCGCGGCCGGCGGGCTGGGCGGCTTCGTCCCACCTCTGCTGATGGGTTCCCTGTACGGCGCTTACGGCGACTACGCGCTCGGGCTGGCCCTGCTCGCCCTGATCGCCGCCACCGCCCTGGCGTTCACCGCGACCACCGTCCGCAAGGCCGTCACCCGCGGCGCCCACCGCACCCCGACGGCCATCGACCCGGCCTGA
- a CDS encoding hemerythrin domain-containing protein translates to MCEYCGCQALPQIAELTREHDLVVNLIGYVRTAHRDADVPRTAWIARRVSAVLVPHTAVEEQGLFPPLAKEFPDGMAALRAEHRLVEAVLDGAAAGVPADPAWPQRLLDALDLLRNHILKEQDGVFPAALAGLSTEDWEAMDAVRSRVGTLSADFATTGFATEAGADIDQHAGSQQDGPLTPGKAAS, encoded by the coding sequence ATGTGTGAGTACTGCGGCTGCCAGGCATTACCCCAGATCGCCGAACTGACCCGTGAACACGACCTGGTCGTCAATCTCATCGGGTACGTCCGCACCGCGCACCGCGACGCGGACGTACCCCGGACGGCGTGGATCGCGCGCCGCGTCTCCGCCGTTCTCGTGCCGCACACGGCGGTGGAGGAGCAGGGTCTCTTCCCGCCGCTGGCAAAGGAGTTTCCCGACGGCATGGCGGCGCTTCGGGCCGAACACCGGCTCGTCGAGGCGGTTCTCGACGGGGCCGCCGCGGGCGTCCCGGCCGACCCCGCCTGGCCCCAGCGGCTCCTGGACGCCCTGGATCTGCTGCGCAACCACATCCTCAAGGAACAGGACGGCGTGTTCCCCGCCGCCCTGGCCGGGCTGAGCACCGAGGACTGGGAGGCCATGGACGCGGTCCGCTCCCGCGTCGGAACGCTGAGCGCGGATTTCGCCACAACGGGGTTCGCCACAGAAGCCGGTGCCGATATCGATCAGCACGCCGGATCACAGCAGGACGGGCCGCTGACGCCCGGGAAGGCGGCATCGTGA